Part of the Arthrobacter globiformis genome is shown below.
ACAGGCGTTCCATGGCCGCTTGGATCACCCGATGAACAACCGTCATGTACTCTGCACCCGGATCGTCCTGGTGCACGCGACTCAATAGAAACAGGGGAGATAACGAGGCGGCGTTCCCAGACCTGGTCAAGTCCATTTGCGTGGTGTAGCGCGGTTGCCGCGTGATTCTTGGGTTGGTTAGGCGCTGAGCGCCAGGTCTGGGGTGCTGTCCTCCTTCGTCTCCGGGTCGGTGCCGAGGGCCTGTGATTGTTGGATGAGGTCGAGGCTGAGGTAGCGGCGGGATTCGATCCATTCGTCGTGCTGTTCGGTTAGGACGGCGCCGACCAGGCGGATCAGCGCGGTGCGGTCGGGGAAGATCCCAACGACGTCGGTGCGGCGGCGGATTTCCTTGTTCAGGCGCTCCTGCGGATTGTTGGACCAGACCTGGCGCCACAGGCCTTTGGGGAAGGGCGTGAACGCGAGGATGTCTTCCCGGGCGGTTTCGAGGTGGTCCGCGACCTTGGGCAGTTTCTCGGCCAGGGCGTCCAGGACCCGGCCGAACTGGGCGTGCACGCCGGCGGCGTCGGGCTGGTCATAGACCGAGTGCAGCAGCGTCTTCACCCATGGCCAGGACGCTTTCGGCGTGGCGGACATGAGGTTCGCCGCGTAGTGGGTGCGGCAGCGCTGCCAGGCTGCGCCGGGCAGGGCCGCCCCGATCGCCGCGACGAGTCCGGCATGGGCGTCGGAGGTCACCAGTTTCACCCCGGACAGGCCCCGTGCCGTCAGATCGCGGAAGAAACCCAGCCAGCCGGCACCGTCTTCCGCGGAGGAGGCCTGAATGCCGAGGACCTCACGGTGTCCGTCGGCGTTGACGCCGGTGGCGACCATAGCGTGGACGTTGACGACCCGGCCGCCTTCGCGGACCTTCAGGACCAAGGCGTCAGCGGCCACGAACGTGTACGGGCCGGCGTCCAGCGGCCGGGTGCGGAACGCCTCGACCTGGGCGTCCAGGTCCTGCGCCATTACCGAAACCTGGGACTTGGACAAGCCAATCCGGGAAGTACGAGCCCTGCCGAAGCTTGGGTATGGCCACGTCCAGGGTGCCGGTGCGGGTGTCGAAGTCCCGGTGCCGGTACCCGTTCCGGGAGTTCGATCGTGCCTCGGAACGGGCACCGTATTCGGCGCCGCAGACCGCGTCCGCCTCAGCGCTCATAAGCGCGTTGATGAACGTAGTCAGCATGGAGCGCATCAGATCCGGGGAAGCCTGCTCGAGCTGCTCTGACAGGAAACGGGCAGGGTCGATAACATGGGGTGCGGTCATCGCGTGAAAACTCCTTGAGAGAAGACTTTGGTCGGTCTTTCCAAGAATCACGCGATGGCCGCCTCACGTTCGGGAGCAACACGCCCTGAACCGGGCCGTTACACCACGCTAATGGGCACTACTCCAGACCTACTGACGTGACGCAACAGGGACATTTCGGCGTCTTGCGTCAGCATGGGGTGTAGTTCAACCGGATATGAGGGTCCGCCGCAACACGCCTGTTCCCGGTTTCGTAAAGTTTGCATGTCTCGTAAGCCGAGGGATGAAAGACAGGCGGCCGAGATACCTCCGAACCACAGCCCCACCTTGGATGTCTCGTTGCCGCGTCTCTCGGCCTACCGGTCGTGGCAGAAAGCTTCCTGTAGGACGTGCTTGGTGTGTGTGTGGGTTTCTGATGGGACGCAGCTGGCCTTAGTGGTGCCCGGAGTAGTTGTGAGTCCCGACGTGGGGACTAACAGTGTCCTGTAATCATCCCGGTGTTGTTCTACACTCGACATACCGGGCGTGCCCCCAACCTGCCGGAGTGGTACACACCGGCCCCACGAAGGGAGGCACGGTCCCATGCGCCGCAATCGTGTTATCGCTGGAACGTCCGCTTTCCTCTTAGGCGTCACTGGCCTTTTGGCCGCGTCCCTCGATAGTGGCGGTGGGAACACTGCTGAGTGGGCGCTGCAATCAACTGCGACTCTCGCTGCGCCACGCCTACCGCCACCCAAGGCCGCTTCACCTGCGCGTGACGTGAGGATCGCTGCTGTCGGTGACATGAACGGCCCGAAGACGTACGCACCGACTAGCCCGTCCGGGCGGAACGGTGCGGCGATCACCAGGCTGGTGCGGAACAACGAGATTGACGCGTTCCTGGGACTCGGGGACTTCCAGTACGACACCGCGTACTGCACTGACTACGTGAAGTACTGGACACGGCTGTGGGGTGGCACGAAACCCAAGTTGTACTGGGTGTCCGCACCCAACCACGACTGGAAACCCGGACGGAACGAAGACCTCGACAACTTTATGAACGGCCAATGCCCTGGGTCTAAGGCGAAGGCTGCGATCAACCAGCAGCGTGGGTTCATCGGGAACGGGAAACCGTACTCGAAGGACTTCGGGAACTGGCACTTCGCGTTCCTGTCCTCCGCGCACTGGCGTTACAACCCCACGGAGGCTCGGGCGTTGACGAGATGGCTGGACAACGACCTCGCTGCTGCGAAGGCAGCGGGTAAGCACCTGGCAGTCGTGTACCACGAACCGTACTTCACGTCGAACACGAAGGAACATAAGCGGGCCGCCGACCACAAGCCGTGGATCGACGTCATGTGGAAGCACCGGGTCCGTCTGACCCTGTCAGGGTCACAACACAACTACGAACGCTCATGTCCGGTGAACAACAAGGACCAGTGCGTCAGTGACGGGATGACAGCGTTCCAGGTTTCCACGGGAGGTATCGGTCTCCGCTCCTTCACTAGCAGTCCGTCGTTCATTGCGAAGAGGTTCAGCAACACCCACGGGTTCCTTCGGATGACACTCCGAGGCAACGGGTCTTTCGACTGGAAATTCATTCCAACGACGGGGTCGGGCACGGACGCAGGTACGCGTTCCGCACCGAAATAAAAAGCCACCGCCAAGCCAATGAGACACGCAGGGTACTAGCCGAAGCGGGCAGCCGAGCTGGTACAGCCGGGCGGCCAGCGGAATTCCCAAATCCTTCCTCACCAGCGGCTACGGCATCAGCCGGGAAACGGTGTACCAGTATCTATGCCAGACCAGACCTTCCTGAATCCCTCGCCGGCAATCCTGTTATTCCGCAACAGCAGCACAGACCCAGGTTGACGGAATCTCCACTATCAGTGAAGTTGTTGGCACGGGGGGCAGAGCGCCAGATCTCCGGCTGCCATGATCACCTCCGTCGGTGGCGGCGAATCACGACCACAAAGGCGCGCGGCGCAGCGTCACTCGTGGTTCTATCAAAGCGATGTGGAGTGGAACATCGCGTCCTGCTTGACGGGTGTCAGCGATGGTCGAAAAGTGAGCCATTTCGTGGGTTGAAAGCTGAGCCACTTTGACGTTGGTTATTCTGCCGTATTTTCTGGCCTTGTCGAGGGCAGCGAGTCGACCTGTGTGTGTTTGAGCCGGTAGCTCGAGCCTTTCAGTGTTATGACTTCAGCGTGGTGGACGATGCGGTCGATCATGGCTGAGGCGACGACCTGGTCGCCGAACACGTCGCCCCAGCGGGCGAAGGGCAGGTTCGAGGTCAGGATCAGCGAGGCATGTTCGTAGCGGGATGAGACCAGTTGGAAGAACAGGTTAGCGGCGTCCTGTTCGAAGGGGATGTAGCCGACTTCGTCCACGATGATCAGTCCGTAGCGGCGGAGCCGGACCAGTTCCTGGGGCAGCCTGCCATTCTGATGGGCGCTCTGGAGCCGGGCGACCCAGTCGATCGCGGTGGCGAACAGGACCCGGTGTCCGAGCTGGGCGGCACGTAGTCCCAGACCAGTAGCGAGGTGTGTTTTGCCGGTGCCGGGCGGGCCGAGCAGGACGATGTTGGACGCCTCGGTGAGGAACGCTCCGGTGGCCAGGTGCGCGATAGTGTCGCGTTTGAGGCCGGGCTGGTGATCGAAATTGAAGTCATCAAGCGATTTCCGGGCAGGGAACCCGGCAGCCCGTGCCCGGGTCTCCGCCCCGGAGGCTTCCCTGGCTGCCACTTCCTGGCTGCTGCCTCCCGGATCCGGGGTGCCTTCATCGCCCGGGAGTAGTACTCGATCTGGCCGGTGGTTTCCTTGGCAGCGGGCATCAGGCGACCTGCCCGTCATCGAGGATGACGCCGAACGCCCGGTCGTAGTCCGCCAGGTCCCGCAGCCCGATTGGTTCGCCAACTGGCGAGGGTTTTGGAAGGCCTTCCGTAGCGCCAGCGCTGCTTGGACGTGGTCCGGGTCGGTGAGCGTTAGACCGTTGCCCCAGGACCGGGCATGGTTTCCGACGCTTCTGCCGTCCAGGCTGATCGTGACGGTTTCCAGGTCTGCGGTGACGTCGACGAACCGGCCGATGGCCTGCGGGTGGACGGAGTAGTCGTTGGATCCCATCCGGACGTAGTAGTCCCGCGGGAGCCGGACCCTCGCGGCGAATCCTGTCACCGGCGGCACCGGCGGCAGCCCCAGCATCGCCGCCTTGTCCGCTGCGAGCAGGTCGGTGGGCCGGGCGCCGGTCCGGCGGACCAGGCGCGCATTGGCCCTCGGCAGCCATGCCGCGAGCTGGGCGTTGAAGTCCTCCGGTGATGTGAAGACCCGGCCCGGCAGGAAGGAAGTCTCCAGGAACTGGTTGGCCCGCTCAACCACGCCCTTGGTTTCCGGGTCGTAGGGTTTGACCTGAACGATCCGCGTGGCCAGGACACCGGCGAACGCCGAAACGCCGGCAGCGTAGCTGTTCCGGCGGCCGATGCCGGTTTCGTTGTCCCAGATCAGCCGCCTCGGAACAGCCCCCAATCCACCGAGCAGTTCCCACATTCCGGCCAGCAGGTCCCCGGTCATCCGGGACGGGATCGTCCGGGCCATGATGAACCTCGAATGCGAGGAGACCATCACCAGCACCGGCAGCACCCTGGCTTTGCCGGCGCCAACGGGTATCCGGACCTCCGGGAACCACAGGTCGCACTGGGCCTGGTCCCCAGGTTCGTAGCTGATCCGGTCGGCAGGATCAGCTGGGGCATACTCCGGCCGGAGCCTGGCCACGTTCTCCCGAAACCAGGCCGCCGATCCGGACCAGCCCACCCGCTCAGCCAACACCGTCGCCGGCATCCGCGGATTGTCCGTCAACAGCGCTCGAATTGCCGGCTCGATCGCCTTGATCCCGGACTCCTGCGGCGCCCGGACGTACGTCGGCGGACCGTCAGCACTGACAGCCTTCGCGACCGTATTCCGGGAGATACCCAGCCGCGCGGCTATCGATCTCATCGACTCACCCTCGGCAAGATGCAACCGCCGAATAAGCGCCCAATCCTCCACTGTGATCACCCACCCAATCGTTTGGAACGGGTGGCTCAGTTTTCAACCGGGCGGAAGTCAGCGGTCGTTGCAACGGTTTATGAGTCTGTCAGTGGTGAACCCAGTGTAGTCAGGCGCTCGAGGGGGCTCTCCCAGCCTAGAACTTCACGCGGCCGTCGATTGAGTTGATTCGCGACTGAGGCAAGGTGTTCGGCGGTGTGGACGCCCAGATCGGTTCCCTTGGGAAAGTACTGGCGGAGCAGGCCATTAGTGTTCTCGTTCGAGCCGCGTTGCCAGGGGCTGGCGGGATCGCAGAAGTAGACCGGCATGAGAGTCCGCTGCGTGAAGTCCTGGTGGCAGGCCATTTCAGTGCCCTGATCCCAGGTCAGGGAACGACGTAGATGGGCCGGGAGGGCGCTCATCGTTTCTGCCAGCCGGTCGCGCAGATTCTCTGCTCCGCGGTTGCCTGCCAGATGCACGAGGATGATGAAGCGGGTGGTCCGTTCGACCAGTGTGGCAATGGCCGAGCGGCTGCCTTTTCCAATTATTAAATCGCCTTCCCAATGCCCGGGTACTAATCTGCTGGTCACTTCTGCGGGCCTGTCACGGATCATGACCATGTCGGGGAAGCGTTTGGTCCGGTGTTCCTTCCGGCGGCGTGGCCGGCGACCGGTCCGACCGGTCCGCAGTGAGACGGCTGGATTCACCGCCAGATCCAAGCGTCCGCGCCCGTACAGGGCCTGGTAGACGGTCTCAGGCACGACGTGCATTTCCGGTTGTTCCGGGAAGACAGCGCGCAGCCGGTTGCTGATCTGGCGGGGGCTCCAGCGTTGTTCGAGGTGCTCGCGGACGAAGTCCTGCAGCTCCGGGTTGCCGGCGATCTTCCCGCTTCGCTGGCGGCTCCTTCTGCGTTCCGCGCTGCGCTGGGCCGTCCTCGGACGGTAGTTGCCAGAGGGTTTGTGAATGTTGCGTCGAATTTCCCGGCTCACGGTTGATGGACTGCGCCCGAGCTCCATGGCAATGGCACGGATGCTCCGCCGGGCATGCAGCAGGTCCGCGATCGTGATCCGTTCCGACTCGGAGAGAAATCGGGCGGAGATCACGGCTGGCCTCTGATGAGAGATGGGAGCGTACTTCTTGATGTCTCCGGACTTCAGAACGACCGTGTGGCCGTGCCGCCATCGAGTGCCGGAACTACGGCTGATTCCTACGATCCGGCACGCTTCGGAATTGCCTATTCCCTGTTTCATCAGCTGATCATAGTGAGCCCGTGCAGCGTTCTTTGGAGGAGCGCCCCGGGACTTTCGTGGTCTTTTCATCTCTCCCAGCAACTCCTAATCGCTCAGGTGTTGCAACCACCGCTAGACGCCAAGCCGAACAAAAGAAGCTGACCGGCTTGTGCCGGCCAGCTTCCTGACAACCACTTAGAGCGGCTGGATGTTCTCCGCCTGCGGACCCTTAGGGCCCTGGGTGACGTCGAACTGAACCTTCTGGTTCTCGTCGAGGGAGCGGTAACCGCTGGATGCGATTGCCGAAAAGTGTGCGAACACGTCAGCGCTTCCGTCGTCGGGGGCGATGAAACCGAAGCCCTTTTCGGCGTTGAACCACTTGACCGTACCTGTTGCCATGCCTGTTTCCTTCACGGGTCGCGGGCCGGATACGCTTTTCGGATTGCCGTCCCCGCCACTCACACCATGAGCCTATGTGCCAGCAGTGAGGGCGGGCAAGAGATTGGTCAAAGGCTGGGCTCCCGGAGGACGGCCACACGAGGTTGCGGCAGCCTGGCTTCGAGTACCTATC
Proteins encoded:
- a CDS encoding IS30 family transposase, whose product is MKQGIGNSEACRIVGISRSSGTRWRHGHTVVLKSGDIKKYAPISHQRPAVISARFLSESERITIADLLHARRSIRAIAMELGRSPSTVSREIRRNIHKPSGNYRPRTAQRSAERRRSRQRSGKIAGNPELQDFVREHLEQRWSPRQISNRLRAVFPEQPEMHVVPETVYQALYGRGRLDLAVNPAVSLRTGRTGRRPRRRKEHRTKRFPDMVMIRDRPAEVTSRLVPGHWEGDLIIGKGSRSAIATLVERTTRFIILVHLAGNRGAENLRDRLAETMSALPAHLRRSLTWDQGTEMACHQDFTQRTLMPVYFCDPASPWQRGSNENTNGLLRQYFPKGTDLGVHTAEHLASVANQLNRRPREVLGWESPLERLTTLGSPLTDS
- a CDS encoding metallophosphoesterase family protein, producing MNGPKTYAPTSPSGRNGAAITRLVRNNEIDAFLGLGDFQYDTAYCTDYVKYWTRLWGGTKPKLYWVSAPNHDWKPGRNEDLDNFMNGQCPGSKAKAAINQQRGFIGNGKPYSKDFGNWHFAFLSSAHWRYNPTEARALTRWLDNDLAAAKAAGKHLAVVYHEPYFTSNTKEHKRAADHKPWIDVMWKHRVRLTLSGSQHNYERSCPVNNKDQCVSDGMTAFQVSTGGIGLRSFTSSPSFIAKRFSNTHGFLRMTLRGNGSFDWKFIPTTGSGTDAGTRSAPK
- the cspE gene encoding transcription antiterminator/RNA stability regulator CspE gives rise to the protein MATGTVKWFNAEKGFGFIAPDDGSADVFAHFSAIASSGYRSLDENQKVQFDVTQGPKGPQAENIQPL